A window of the Rhea pennata isolate bPtePen1 chromosome 19, bPtePen1.pri, whole genome shotgun sequence genome harbors these coding sequences:
- the GRIN2C gene encoding LOW QUALITY PROTEIN: glutamate receptor ionotropic, NMDA 2C (The sequence of the model RefSeq protein was modified relative to this genomic sequence to represent the inferred CDS: deleted 6 bases in 6 codons), with product MKRGGGGRRDTCRPRARSGPPPVHTRASPSFLPSRPCLPPQLQSLLLLLLLLQGRVRTDGACRTGGSERRRLRARSGARSGGPRQHPCPASPEARAQPRVLGASNGAVHGRLAEEGPWLDAATDMGRAPAHTLLLSMVLGCSAVFTDILLPGPEEPVVNVAVVFGGTSYPLHIRSRLSPQSFLDMPLEIQPITVVVNNTNPSTLLTQICNILASHKIHGIVFEDNVGTEAVAQILDFISSQMQVPVISISGGSAVVLTPKEPGSAFLQLGVSIEQQIQVIFKVLEEYDWGSFAVITSLYPGYNIFLDVIRSFTDASYFGWELQDVLTFEMSQEQSNSRTQRLLRQLDAQVLLVYCSRQEAEYLFEMAEQAGLVGPGYVWIVPSLTVGNTERLPISFPVGLISVVTESWKLSLRQKVRDGVAIIAMGAASFFRAHGYLPDVGRDCRAPASTTTNSSFYRHLLNVTWEHRDFSFNEGGYLVRPTMVVISLNQHRLWEMVGKWEKGIIHMKYPVWPRYGSFLQPVADNRHLTVATLEERPFVIVENTDPSTGVCVRNTVPCRKQTNSSRSGDGPADPYTKLCCKGFCIDILKKLAKAVKFSYDLYLVTNGKHGKIVRGVWNGMIGEVYYRRADMAIGSLTINEERSEIVDFSVPFVETGISVMVARSNGTVSPSAFLEPYSPAVWVMMFVMCLTVVAVTVFVFEYFSPVGYNQNLSSGKRPGGPSFTIGKSVWLLWALVFNNSVPIENPKGTTSKIMVLVWAFFAVIFLASYTANLAAFMIQEQYIDTVSGLSDRKFQRPQEQYPPFRFGTVPNGSTERNIRSNYPDMHTHMVKYNQRSVEDALTSLKMGKLDAFIYDAAVLNYMAGKDEGCKLVTIGSGKVFATTGYGIALQKDSRWKRAIDLALLQFLGDGETQKLETVWLSGICQNEKNEVMSSKLDIDNMAGVFYMLLVAMGLSLLVFAWEHLVYWKLRHSVPKSHKLDFLLAISRGIYSCFNGVQTLASPVRAPTPDVTAGSAQANVLKMLQAAKDMVSTASVGGSLETATRTIEDWSSRSERLQTTFSLRTPQLVVQNSTGAHRHPAAGPPQRFSRVYVPKGAPPGLPQPVLVDCRLPGDEKWRGANEQPPVLHPLRFRGGCSGDVSLPGPAAGAFPHLLVKTMPEGDGRDQTPMGNHVGAALSPLTPPRELPPPDIYREHKRAPARGDRLQTAPALYGDGGPGRPAPLPRLLSAPTEEAAGSPVRPPSGAHGSLPGAERTCRAWGPGAGAAAEQERPSRRAASCRAARERGERRRGLRGGGGGSSPARADVPDLFPAGCGPAAEGPAPPGARLPSYREACRHGPRPADGTLPLYPGRLRRGSPPGRSAGRPDSATRDCGSRAAPAFP from the exons ATGaagcgggggggcggcgggcgccgagacacctgccggccccgggcgcgctCGGGGCCCCCCCCCGTGCACACCCGcgcctctccctccttcctcccctcccgcccctgCCTCCCGCCgcagctgcagagcctcctcctcctcctcctcctcctccaaggaCGAGTCCGGACCGACGGCGCCTGCCGGACCGGCGGCTCC GAGCGCCGGCGGCTGCGCGCTCGCTCCGGCGCTCGCTCCGGCGGCCCGCGGCAGCACCCCTGCCCGGCCTCTCCGGAGGCGAGAGCCCAGCCCCGGGTGCTGGGCGCCTCAAACGGCGCCGTGCACGGCCGGCTCGCGGAGGAGGGTCCCTGGCT GGACGCGGCGACGGACATGGGCAGAGCGCCGGCGCACACCCTGCTACTGTCGATGGTGCTGGGCTGCTCGGCCGTCTTCACCGACATCCTGCTGCCCGGCCCCGAGGAGCCCGTGGTCAACGTGGCCGTGGTGTTCGGGGGCACGTCCTACCCGCTGCACATCCGCTCCCGCCTCAGTCCCCAGAGCTTCCTGGACATGCCCCTGGAGATCCAGCCCATCACGGTCGTGGTGAACAACACCaaccccagcaccctgctcaCCCAGATCTGCAACATCCTCGCCAGCCACAAGATCCACGGCATCGTCTTTGAGGACAACGTGGGGACGGAGGCCGTGGCCCAGATCCTGGACTTCATCTCCTCCCAGATGCAGGTCCCCGTCATCAGCATCAGCGGAGGCTCTGCTGTGGTCCTCACTCCGAAG GAGCCCGGATCAGCTTTCCTTCAGCTGGGTGTCTCCATTGAGCAGCAAATTCAGGTGATCTTCAAGGTCTTGGAGGAATACGACTGGGGCTCCTTTGCCGTCATCACCAGCCTGTACCCCGGCTACAACATCTTCCTGGACGTCATCCGCTCCTTCACGGATGCCAGCTACTTCGGCTGGGAGCTTCAGGACGTGCTGACCTTCGAGATGAGCCAGGAGCAGAGCAACTCACGGACGCAGCGTCTCCTGCGGCAGCTCGATGCCCAGGTGCTCCTCGTCTACTGCTCGCGCCAGGAGGCCGAGTACCTCTTTGAGATGGCGGAGCAGGCTGGCCTGGTGGGGCCGGGCTACGTGTGGATTGTTCCCAGCCTGACGGTGGGCAACACGGAACGGCTGCCCATCTCCTTCCCCGTGGGCCTCATCAGTGTGGTGACGGAGAGCTGGAAATTGAGCCTGCGCCAGAAGGTGCGGGATGGTGTGGCCATCATCGCCATGGGGGCGGCCAGCTTCTTCCGGGCCCACGGCTACCTCCCGGATGTGGGACGCGACTGCCGGGCACCTGccagcaccaccaccaacagcagctTCTACCG GCACCTCCTCAACGTGACCTGGGAGCACAGGGACTTCTCCTTCAACGAGGGCGGCTACCTGGTGCGGCCCACCATGGTGGTCATCTCGCTCAACCAGCACCGGCTCTGGGAGATG GTGGGCAAGTGGGAGAAAGGCATCATCCACATGAAGTACCCGGTGTGGCCCCGCTACGGCTCCTTCCTGCAACCCGTGGCCGACAACCGGCACCTGACGGTGGCCACGCTGGAGGAGAGGCCCTTCGTCATCGTGGAGAACACGGACCCCAGCACGGGGGTCTGCGTGCGCAACACCGTGCCCTGCCGCAAGCAGACCAACTCCTCCCGAAG CGGCGATGGCCCCGCAGACCCCTACACCAAGCTGTGCTGCAAGGGCTTCTGCATCGACATCCTGAAGAAGCTGGCCAAGGCCGTCAAGTTCTCCTACGACCTCTACCTGGTGACCAACGGCAAACACGGCAAGATCGTCCGCGGGGTGTGGAACGGGATGATTGGTGAG GTGTACTACAGGCGAGCGGACATGGCCATCGGGTCGCTCACCATCAACGAGGAGCGCTCCGAGATCGTGGACTTCTCCGTGCCCTTCGTGGAGACGGGCATCAGCGTCATGGTGGCGAGGAGCAACGGCACCGTCTCCCCCTCCGCCTTCCTCG AGCCCTACAGCCCGGCCGTGTGGGTGATGATGTTCGTCATGTGCCTCACGGTGGTGGCCGTCACCGTCTTCGTCTTCGAGTATTTCAGCCCCGTGGGCTACAACCAGAACCTGAGCAGCGGCAAAA GGCCCGGCGGTCCCTCCTTCACCATCGGCAAGTCCGTGTGGCTGCTCTGGGCCCTGGTCTTCAACAACTCGGTGCCCATCGAGAACCCCAAGGGCACCACCAGCAAGATCATGGTGCTCGTCTGGGCCTTCTTCGCCGTCATCTTCCTCGCCAGCTACACGGCCAACCTGGCCGCCTTCATGATCCAGGAGCAGTACATCGACACGGTGTCGGGGCTGAGCGACAGGAAG TTTCAGCGGCCGCAGGAGCAGTACCCCCCGTTCCGCTTCGGCACCGTGCCCAACGGCAGCACCGAGAGGAACATCCGCAGCAACTACCCCGACATGCACACCCACATGGTGAAGTACAACCAGCGCTCGGTGGAGGACGCGCTCACCAGCCTCAAAATGGG GAAGCTGGACGCCTTCATCTACGACGCGGCAGTGCTCAACTACATGGCCGGCAAGGACGAGGGCTGCAAGCTGGTGACCATCGGCAGCGGGAAGGTCTTTGCCACCACGGGCTACGGCATCGCCCTGCAGAAGGACTCGCGCTGGAAGCGGGCCATCGACCTGGCCCTGCTGCAGTTCCTGGGAGACG GTGAGACACAGAAGCTGGAGACAGTGTGGCTGTCGGGCATCTGCCAGAATGAGAAGAACGAGGTGATGAGCAGCAAGCTCGACATCGACAACATGGCTGGAGTTTTCTACATGCTGCTGGTGGCCATGGGGCTGAGCCTGCTGGTCTTCGCCTGGGAGCACCTCGTCTATTGGAAGCTGCGGCACTCCGTCCCCAAGTCCCACAAGCTTGACTTCCTCCTGGCCATCAGTAGG GGCATTTACAGCTGCTTCAACGGGGTCCAGACCCTGGCGAGCCCCGTGCGGGCGCCCACCCCCGACGTCACAGCCGGCTCAGCCCAAGCCAACGTGCTGAAGATGCTGCAGGCCGCCAAGGACATGGTGTCGACGGCCAGCGTGGGTGGCTCC CTGGAGACCGCCACGCGCACCATTGAGGACTGGAGCAGCCGCAGCGAGCGCCTCCAGACCACCTTCTCGCTGAGGACACCCCAGCTCGTGGTGCAGAACAGCACCGGCGCCCACCGGCACCCCGCTGCCGGCCCACCGCAGAGGTTCAGCCGGGTCTACGTGCCCAAGGGTGCTCCTCCAGGCCTGCCCCAGCCCGTCCTGGTGGACTGCAGGCTTCCCGGGGACGAGAAGTGG CGAGGGGCCAACGAGCAGCCCCCCGTCCTTCACCCGCTGAGGTTTCGGGGCGGCTGTTCGGGGGACGTATCACTGCCGGGCCCCGCAGCGGGCGCTTTCCCCCACCTCCTGGTGAAGACCATGCCGGAGGGGGACGGCCGAGACCAGACGCCGATGGGCAACCACGTGGGTGCCGCCTTGTCCCCCCTGACGCCGCCCAGGGAGCTTCCCCCT CCGGACATCTACCGGGAGCACAagcgggcgccggcgcggggcgacCGGCTGCAAACCGCCCCGGCGCTCTACGGGGACGGCGggcccgggcgcccggcgccgctgccgcggcTGCTCTCCGCGCCCACcgaggaggcggcggggagCCCTGTCCGGCCG CCCTCGGGCGCCCACGGCTCCTTGCCCGGAGCCGAGAGGACTTGCAGAGCctgggggccgggggccggcgcggcggcggagcaGGAGAGGCCGAGCCGGCGCGCG GCCTCGtgccgggcggcgcgggagcggggcgagaggcggcgtgggctccgcggcggcggcgggggcagctcgcccgcccgcgccgACGTGCCCGACCTCTTCCCCGCCGgctgcggccccgcggccgagggcccggcgccgccgggggcccGGCTGCCCTCGTACCGGGAAGCGTGCCGGcacggcccccgccccgccgacGGCACCCTGCCCCTCTACCCGGGACGCCTCCGCCGCGGGTCCCCGCCGGGCCGGAGCGCCGGGCGCCCCGACAGC GCTACCCGGGActgcgggagccgcgcggcgccggccttcccg